Proteins co-encoded in one Ponticoccus alexandrii genomic window:
- a CDS encoding Glu/Leu/Phe/Val family dehydrogenase encodes MSVLPSNEPTFRQSVDLMYNRAVALMDLPPGLENKIRVCNATYTVRFGVRLRGQIQTFTGYRSVHSEHMEPVKGGIRFALEVNQDEVEALAALMTYKCALVETPFGGSKGGLCVDPRAWDEHEMEQITRRFAYELIKRDLINPSQNVPAPDMGTGEREMAWIADQFARMNTTDINARACVTGKPLNAGGIAGRVEATGRGVQYALREFFRHPEDIAAANLSGSLDGKRVIVQGLGNVGYHAAKFLSEQDGCVITGVIERDGALFSPAGLDVEAVRDWIVKHGGVTGYPAANCIAEGAKVLEEDCDILIPAALEGVINLTNAHNIKARLIVEAANGPVTAGADDILRQKGVVIIPDMYANAGGVTVSYFEWVKNLSHIRFGRMQRRQEEARHQLIVNELERLDRHLGDAWSMTPDFKAQYLKGADELELVRSGLDDTMRIAYQSMRAVWHGREDVTDLRTAAYIVAIDRVAASYRAKGL; translated from the coding sequence ATGTCCGTGTTGCCGTCGAACGAACCGACCTTCCGCCAGTCAGTCGACCTGATGTATAATCGCGCGGTGGCGCTGATGGATCTGCCGCCGGGGTTGGAGAACAAGATCCGCGTCTGCAACGCCACGTATACGGTGCGTTTCGGCGTGCGGCTGCGCGGGCAGATCCAGACCTTCACGGGCTACCGGTCCGTCCATTCCGAACATATGGAGCCGGTCAAGGGCGGCATCCGCTTTGCGCTGGAGGTCAACCAGGACGAGGTCGAGGCACTGGCCGCGCTGATGACCTACAAATGCGCGCTGGTCGAAACGCCTTTCGGCGGATCGAAGGGCGGGCTCTGCGTCGATCCCCGGGCCTGGGACGAGCACGAGATGGAACAGATCACCCGGCGCTTCGCCTACGAGTTGATCAAGCGCGACCTGATCAACCCGTCGCAGAACGTGCCCGCGCCCGACATGGGCACCGGCGAACGCGAGATGGCGTGGATCGCGGACCAGTTCGCGCGGATGAACACCACCGATATCAACGCGCGCGCCTGCGTGACCGGCAAGCCGCTGAACGCCGGGGGTATCGCCGGACGGGTCGAGGCGACGGGCCGCGGCGTGCAATATGCCCTGCGCGAGTTCTTCCGCCATCCCGAGGATATCGCCGCCGCGAACCTGAGCGGCTCGCTCGACGGTAAGCGGGTGATCGTGCAGGGCCTCGGCAACGTGGGCTACCACGCGGCGAAATTCCTGTCAGAGCAGGACGGCTGCGTGATCACCGGTGTAATCGAGCGCGACGGCGCACTGTTCAGCCCGGCCGGGCTGGATGTCGAGGCGGTGCGCGACTGGATCGTGAAGCATGGCGGCGTGACGGGCTACCCGGCGGCCAATTGCATCGCGGAGGGCGCCAAGGTTCTGGAAGAGGACTGCGACATCCTCATCCCCGCTGCTCTGGAAGGAGTCATCAACCTGACCAATGCGCATAACATCAAGGCCAGGCTGATCGTCGAGGCCGCCAACGGTCCGGTCACCGCCGGGGCCGATGACATCCTGCGCCAGAAGGGCGTTGTGATCATCCCCGACATGTACGCAAACGCGGGCGGTGTGACGGTGTCCTATTTTGAGTGGGTCAAGAACCTCAGCCACATCCGCTTTGGCCGGATGCAGCGCCGCCAGGAAGAGGCGCGCCACCAGCTGATCGTGAACGAGCTGGAACGACTCGACCGGCATCTTGGCGACGCATGGTCCATGACGCCGGATTTCAAGGCGCAGTATCTCAAGGGCGCGGACGAGCTGGAGTTGGTGCGCTCGGGCCTCGATGACACCATGCGGATTGCCTACCAGTCGATGCGCGCGGTCTGGCATGGCCGCGAGGACGTGACCGACCTGCGGACCGCCGCCTATATCGTGGCGATCGACCGCGTCGCGGCCAGCTACCGCGCCAAGGGGCTGTAG
- a CDS encoding VWA domain-containing protein, whose amino-acid sequence MARKEYIASALRSSALGGIATTAKNRLRHFTADQSGNMSYIAIAGSLVMLVFGGVGVDMMHAELKRNKVQNTLDRAVLAAANINNEMDPTFVVSDYFRAMNMADTLSSVEVQQGINSKRVTASGETTIPSNFMSLIGVDTLAAAGRARAENAGALMEISLVLDISGSMSGQKIEQLKTAAKGFVDMVLGEGGAESNVTISIVPYNATVNLGDSFSQYFHLERLHDYSHCAWFNATDFDTTEIDPDVTLGQISHFDLYGNGQGAPELSSPWCYTGETAAIVPHSSDPDVLKARIDAFQAQGNTAIDLGMKWGLALLDPTMRPVMEDMNRDGLVSDVAAIRPAAYDNNQTMKFVIVMTDGENTQQYDLKDHNKSGMSNVWIDDRGTPDTGDDRYSIRLNSSTFFWPHLSSYQNPYRSGPYSHVTGGAVSVLGDVVADLGLATALGRTLASLAPPAPGNASWDDGICGDDADDYNGGVCREPIPRRLSNAELNGRIKTTARANNWYWRMYQDGRVSYNSYQNAYYAWETRVDANQADDRLSTVCGAARTNGVVIYSIGVEAPWRGLQAMRDCASSPSHYFDVSGDELEETFNSIATILTQLRLTL is encoded by the coding sequence ATGGCCAGAAAAGAATATATTGCATCCGCCCTGCGTAGCAGCGCGCTTGGCGGTATCGCCACGACTGCAAAGAACCGACTCCGGCATTTCACCGCCGACCAGTCCGGCAACATGTCCTATATCGCCATCGCAGGCTCTCTGGTCATGCTGGTCTTTGGCGGCGTTGGCGTCGACATGATGCACGCCGAACTGAAACGGAACAAGGTGCAGAACACGCTGGACCGCGCGGTGCTTGCGGCGGCAAACATCAACAACGAAATGGACCCGACCTTCGTTGTCAGCGACTATTTTCGTGCGATGAACATGGCCGACACGCTGTCCTCTGTCGAGGTGCAGCAGGGCATCAACTCCAAGCGCGTGACCGCCAGCGGCGAGACCACGATTCCCTCGAACTTCATGTCGCTGATCGGTGTCGACACGCTGGCGGCGGCGGGCCGCGCCCGGGCCGAAAACGCCGGCGCGCTCATGGAAATCTCGCTTGTACTGGACATCTCCGGTTCCATGTCCGGGCAGAAGATCGAACAGCTCAAGACCGCGGCGAAAGGCTTTGTGGACATGGTGCTGGGCGAAGGCGGGGCGGAGTCAAACGTCACCATCTCGATCGTGCCCTACAACGCGACCGTGAACCTTGGCGACAGTTTCTCGCAGTATTTCCACCTGGAAAGGCTGCACGATTACTCCCATTGCGCCTGGTTCAACGCGACGGATTTCGACACCACAGAGATCGACCCGGATGTGACGCTTGGGCAGATTTCGCACTTCGACCTCTATGGCAACGGTCAGGGCGCGCCGGAACTGTCCTCTCCGTGGTGCTACACGGGAGAGACGGCGGCGATCGTTCCGCACAGCAGCGACCCAGATGTTCTGAAGGCGCGTATCGACGCCTTCCAGGCACAGGGCAACACGGCTATCGACCTCGGGATGAAATGGGGCCTTGCCCTGCTTGATCCGACGATGCGCCCGGTGATGGAGGACATGAACCGCGACGGGCTGGTGTCGGACGTCGCGGCGATCCGCCCCGCGGCCTATGATAACAACCAGACGATGAAATTCGTGATCGTCATGACGGACGGCGAGAACACCCAGCAATACGACCTGAAGGACCACAACAAGTCCGGCATGTCCAATGTCTGGATAGACGACCGCGGCACGCCGGATACCGGCGATGATCGCTACTCGATCCGGCTGAACAGCAGCACGTTCTTCTGGCCGCATCTGAGCAGCTACCAGAACCCCTATCGCAGCGGCCCCTACAGCCATGTTACCGGCGGCGCCGTCAGCGTCCTCGGCGATGTGGTGGCCGACCTGGGCCTTGCGACGGCCCTTGGCCGCACGCTGGCAAGCCTTGCGCCGCCAGCGCCGGGCAACGCCAGCTGGGACGACGGCATCTGCGGCGACGACGCCGACGATTACAACGGCGGTGTCTGCCGCGAGCCGATCCCGCGCCGCCTGTCCAACGCCGAACTGAACGGCCGGATCAAGACCACCGCACGCGCGAACAACTGGTACTGGCGCATGTATCAGGACGGCCGGGTCAGCTATAACAGCTACCAGAACGCCTATTACGCCTGGGAAACCAGGGTGGACGCGAACCAGGCCGACGACCGCCTATCGACCGTCTGCGGCGCGGCCCGCACCAACGGCGTGGTGATCTATTCCATCGGTGTCGAAGCGCCCTGGCGCGGGCTTCAGGCCATGAGAGACTGCGCGTCTTCGCCCTCCCATTACTTCGACGTCAGCGGGGACGAGCTTGAAGAGACCTTCAACTCTATCGCGACCATCCTGACCCAACTGAGGCTGACCCTATGA
- a CDS encoding TadE/TadG family type IV pilus assembly protein, which produces MMRFAPAPLRRFCKSEEGTMLIPFAIWIPAFVILIVSSIELGTVTIRHTALERSLDMAVRDLRIGTGADTHDALREDICRRTSVLPGCMTSLQLEMIPLNMVGWVDPPARADCIDKSEEFTPQRNFIHGGGGAVMMVRACYKFRPVTPISSFNAHVAKDDDGYTGIVSTAAFVTEPS; this is translated from the coding sequence ATGATGCGTTTCGCCCCCGCCCCGCTGCGCCGCTTCTGCAAGAGCGAAGAAGGCACCATGCTGATCCCCTTCGCCATATGGATACCGGCCTTTGTCATCCTGATCGTCTCGTCGATCGAGCTTGGCACCGTCACCATCCGCCACACGGCGCTGGAGCGGTCGCTGGACATGGCGGTGCGCGATCTGCGCATCGGCACCGGCGCCGACACGCATGATGCCCTCAGAGAGGACATCTGCAGGCGCACTTCCGTCCTGCCCGGCTGCATGACGTCCCTGCAACTGGAGATGATCCCGCTGAACATGGTGGGCTGGGTCGACCCGCCCGCACGCGCGGACTGCATCGACAAGTCCGAGGAGTTCACCCCGCAGCGCAATTTCATCCATGGCGGCGGCGGCGCGGTCATGATGGTCCGGGCCTGCTACAAGTTCCGCCCGGTGACGCCGATTTCCAGCTTCAACGCCCATGTGGCCAAGGATGACGACGGCTATACCGGCATCGTCTCGACCGCGGCCTTCGTCACGGAACCGAGCTGA
- a CDS encoding TadE/TadG family type IV pilus assembly protein, with protein MFKRLHPLLPLARLRAFSRDTRGYVTVEAMIVLPVLLWIFGVGWVYFDAYRQQSVNQKANYTIGDMLSRQTDPVGDSYIDSAFNLLKLLNKAVEPDTSMRVTVVQYRADSDSWRVQWSEARGGGSALSTADMTDYAERLPVVSDATQLILVETWDEYAPVFQVGLGDFTIKTYSFTAPRYAPQLVWSSDAEENA; from the coding sequence ATGTTCAAGCGCCTGCATCCCCTGCTTCCCCTCGCGCGGCTGCGCGCCTTTTCCCGGGACACCCGCGGCTACGTAACCGTCGAGGCGATGATCGTGCTGCCCGTCCTGCTTTGGATTTTCGGCGTGGGCTGGGTCTATTTCGACGCCTACCGCCAGCAAAGCGTCAACCAGAAGGCCAATTACACCATCGGCGACATGCTCTCGCGCCAGACCGATCCGGTCGGCGACAGCTACATCGACAGCGCATTCAACCTGCTCAAACTGCTGAACAAGGCGGTGGAGCCGGACACCTCGATGCGGGTGACCGTGGTGCAGTACCGCGCGGACAGCGACAGCTGGCGCGTACAATGGTCCGAGGCACGCGGCGGCGGTTCCGCGCTGAGCACGGCAGACATGACCGATTACGCCGAGCGCCTGCCGGTCGTCAGCGATGCGACCCAGCTGATCCTCGTGGAAACATGGGACGAATACGCGCCCGTCTTCCAGGTCGGCCTCGGGGACTTCACGATCAAGACCTATTCCTTCACCGCCCCGCGCTATGCCCCGCAGCTGGTCTGGTCGAGCGACGCGGAGGAGAACGCCTGA
- a CDS encoding methylated-DNA--[protein]-cysteine S-methyltransferase: MPARTIDTPTGLSEIVEEGGAITRATWQVTGARGESPLLDEADAQITAYFQGKRTRFDLPLRVVADPFQRRVCAEIAAIPHGETRTYGEIAARLGKPAQTVGRGCGGNPIPLLIPCHRVLGATGLGGFSGGAGVETKVWLLRHEGAAGLLI, encoded by the coding sequence ATGCCCGCGCGCACCATAGACACACCCACCGGGCTCTCCGAGATCGTCGAAGAGGGTGGCGCCATCACGCGGGCGACGTGGCAGGTGACTGGCGCGCGCGGGGAAAGCCCCCTGCTGGACGAGGCCGACGCACAGATCACCGCGTATTTCCAAGGCAAGCGGACCCGCTTCGACCTGCCGCTGCGGGTTGTGGCGGACCCGTTTCAGCGCCGCGTCTGCGCCGAGATCGCCGCGATTCCTCATGGCGAGACGCGGACCTACGGCGAGATTGCGGCGCGGCTCGGCAAACCGGCGCAGACGGTGGGACGCGGCTGCGGCGGAAACCCGATCCCGCTTCTGATTCCCTGTCACCGGGTCCTTGGCGCAACCGGGCTGGGCGGCTTCTCTGGCGGTGCGGGGGTGGAGACGAAAGTCTGGCTGTTGCGACACGAAGGGGCCGCCGGGCTTCTGATCTAG
- a CDS encoding prephenate dehydratase, with protein sequence MAERIAFQGELGSYSHQACVESRPGSDVLPCRSFEDVIRAVREGRADLAMLPVENTTYGRVADIHRLLPESGLRIVGEAFVRVHISLMALPGVQIEDLRKVRAHLVLIPQARAFLDQYGIRGEAAADSAGAAAELAASGARDQGVLASDLAAEIHGLHLLARHIEDHAHNTTRFLLMAPEPNFAKRGDHGMMTTFVFQVRNIPAALYKAMGGFATNGVNMTKLESYMVGGSFTATQFYADIEGHPEDPAVARALEELDYFTDMLDILGVYPRDPRRD encoded by the coding sequence ATGGCCGAAAGGATCGCCTTCCAGGGAGAGCTGGGTTCCTATTCGCACCAGGCCTGCGTGGAATCCCGCCCCGGCTCTGACGTCCTGCCCTGCCGCTCCTTCGAGGACGTGATCCGCGCGGTGCGTGAAGGGCGTGCCGATCTGGCCATGCTGCCGGTCGAAAACACCACCTATGGGCGCGTCGCCGATATCCATCGTCTGCTTCCGGAAAGCGGGTTGCGGATCGTGGGCGAGGCCTTTGTGCGTGTGCACATCAGCCTGATGGCGCTGCCCGGTGTGCAAATCGAGGATCTGCGCAAGGTTCGGGCTCACCTCGTGCTGATTCCGCAGGCCCGGGCCTTCCTGGACCAGTACGGCATCCGGGGCGAGGCCGCCGCCGACAGCGCCGGCGCCGCCGCGGAACTCGCCGCATCGGGCGCCCGTGATCAAGGTGTTCTTGCGTCCGACCTCGCGGCAGAGATCCACGGGCTGCACCTGCTGGCCCGTCACATCGAGGATCACGCCCACAATACCACGCGCTTCCTGCTGATGGCGCCAGAGCCGAACTTCGCAAAGCGCGGCGACCATGGCATGATGACGACCTTCGTCTTTCAGGTGCGCAACATTCCGGCGGCGCTGTACAAGGCGATGGGCGGCTTTGCCACCAACGGCGTCAACATGACCAAGCTCGAAAGCTACATGGTCGGCGGCTCCTTCACCGCCACGCAGTTCTACGCCGACATCGAGGGCCACCCCGAGGACCCCGCCGTGGCCCGCGCGCTGGAAGAGCTCGACTACTTCACCGACATGCTGGACATCCTGGGCGTCTACCCGCGCGACCCGCGCCGGGACTGA
- a CDS encoding c-type cytochrome has product MFDTMTTTKIVGGVCGTFLIYLMSKWAAAELYHVGAAGHGEEHASAYVIEVAEGGGEAEEEVPFEEIFAEADAGAGERVFGKCKACHKLDGTNATGPHLDGVVNRGIGSVDGFSYSGALNQVGDTWTPEHLNTFLADPRGAASGTTMSFNGLPKVEDRANVIAYIQSIGG; this is encoded by the coding sequence ATGTTTGACACCATGACCACCACCAAGATCGTAGGCGGCGTCTGCGGCACCTTCCTGATCTATCTCATGAGCAAGTGGGCGGCCGCAGAGCTGTATCACGTCGGCGCGGCCGGTCACGGCGAAGAGCATGCCTCTGCCTATGTCATCGAGGTGGCCGAAGGCGGTGGCGAGGCCGAAGAAGAAGTGCCGTTCGAAGAGATCTTCGCCGAAGCCGACGCAGGCGCAGGCGAGCGCGTCTTCGGCAAGTGCAAGGCCTGCCACAAGCTGGACGGCACCAATGCCACCGGCCCGCACCTTGACGGCGTCGTGAACCGTGGCATCGGTTCGGTCGACGGCTTCAGCTACTCCGGCGCGCTGAACCAGGTCGGCGACACCTGGACACCCGAGCATCTGAACACCTTCCTCGCCGATCCCCGCGGTGCTGCCTCGGGCACCACCATGAGCTTCAACGGCCTGCCCAAGGTCGAGGATCGCGCCAACGTCATCGCCTATATCCAGAGCATCGGCGGCTGA
- a CDS encoding extracellular solute-binding protein — MMIRPSRPEPRPTRRARVHARQWPDMRPWAMGGLLIGATLLAGAAFAQDEAVTEAHGYSYFGELKYPADYQHFDFVNPDAPKGGELVIAGTGTFDSLNPYTVKGRPGALTTVQYDSLIESTEDAVGEYYCILCTSLEYPESRDWVIFHMREDATFWTGEPVTAHDVVYSHKLFITEGLPSYAAAVANMVTGAEALDDYTVKFTFNPEESKRSRIETVGATPVFSKVWFEEDRENRRLDEPRLEVAVGSGPYKLDSYEINRRITYARRDDYWGKDLPFNRGRYNYDQIRIEYFSDQTAAFEAFKAGEYYFTVEGDPKQWATAYKFPKIDQGVVVKKEIPDGSPPNPTGFVFNLGKEKLQDKRVREAIALAFNFEWTNESLLFGLYTQRSSFVEGTHITAEGVPEGEELAFLQGLGDVVPEEIFSEPVRQSHSSDAARLGDRGNLRKASRLLSDAGWDVGDDGIRRNAAGQRLTLTFLIPSNIESSVEGMHETFVQNLQQIGVAASVEKVDPAQYTNRRRDRDYDILYSTRYSTFLSTGGGLSQMYGSKEAAFSLFNPAGLASPLVDAIIKASFEAKSQDETDVALKALDRAMRHEFFVIPTGYIADYWVAYYDMYEYPETLPPYDLGYMSFWWVNPEKEQALRDAGQID, encoded by the coding sequence ATGATGATCCGACCGAGCCGCCCGGAACCTCGACCCACCCGCCGCGCCCGCGTTCACGCGCGACAATGGCCGGACATGCGGCCCTGGGCCATGGGCGGGCTGCTGATCGGGGCGACCCTGCTGGCCGGCGCGGCCTTCGCGCAGGACGAAGCGGTCACCGAGGCGCATGGCTATTCCTACTTCGGCGAACTCAAGTATCCGGCGGATTACCAGCATTTCGACTTCGTGAACCCGGACGCCCCCAAGGGCGGCGAACTGGTGATCGCGGGCACCGGCACCTTCGATAGCCTGAACCCCTACACGGTCAAGGGGCGCCCCGGCGCGCTGACCACCGTGCAATACGACAGCCTGATCGAGTCGACCGAGGACGCGGTGGGCGAGTATTACTGCATCCTCTGCACCTCGCTGGAATATCCCGAAAGCCGCGACTGGGTGATCTTCCACATGCGCGAGGACGCGACCTTCTGGACCGGCGAGCCGGTCACGGCGCATGACGTGGTCTACAGTCACAAGCTGTTCATCACCGAGGGCCTGCCCTCTTACGCCGCCGCCGTGGCGAACATGGTGACCGGCGCCGAGGCGCTGGACGATTACACCGTCAAGTTCACCTTCAACCCCGAGGAATCCAAGCGGTCGCGGATCGAGACGGTAGGCGCGACGCCGGTCTTCAGCAAGGTCTGGTTCGAGGAGGACCGCGAGAACCGGCGGCTGGACGAGCCGCGGCTCGAGGTTGCGGTGGGTTCCGGCCCCTACAAGCTGGACAGCTACGAAATCAACCGGCGCATCACCTATGCGCGGCGCGACGATTACTGGGGCAAGGACCTGCCCTTCAACAGGGGCCGCTATAACTACGACCAGATCCGGATCGAGTATTTCTCGGACCAGACCGCCGCCTTCGAAGCCTTCAAGGCGGGTGAATACTATTTCACCGTCGAAGGCGACCCGAAGCAATGGGCCACCGCCTACAAATTCCCGAAGATCGACCAAGGCGTTGTCGTCAAAAAGGAAATCCCGGACGGCAGCCCGCCGAACCCAACCGGCTTCGTCTTCAACCTCGGCAAGGAGAAGCTGCAGGACAAGCGTGTGCGCGAGGCAATCGCGCTGGCCTTCAACTTCGAATGGACAAACGAGTCGCTGCTTTTCGGGCTGTACACCCAGCGGTCGTCCTTCGTGGAAGGGACGCATATCACCGCCGAGGGTGTCCCCGAGGGTGAGGAACTGGCCTTCCTGCAGGGCCTCGGTGACGTCGTCCCCGAGGAGATCTTTTCGGAGCCGGTCCGCCAGAGCCACAGCTCGGACGCCGCGCGGCTGGGTGATCGGGGCAACCTGCGCAAGGCCTCGCGGCTGCTCAGCGATGCGGGCTGGGACGTAGGCGACGACGGCATCCGCCGCAACGCGGCCGGGCAACGGCTGACGCTGACCTTCCTGATCCCGTCGAACATCGAATCCTCTGTCGAGGGCATGCACGAGACCTTCGTGCAGAACCTCCAGCAGATCGGTGTCGCGGCCTCGGTCGAAAAGGTCGATCCGGCGCAATACACCAACCGTCGCCGTGACCGGGACTACGACATACTCTATTCCACGCGCTACTCGACCTTCCTGTCGACGGGCGGCGGTCTCAGCCAGATGTACGGGTCGAAAGAGGCTGCCTTCAGCCTCTTCAACCCCGCCGGTCTCGCCAGCCCGCTGGTGGACGCGATCATCAAGGCCTCCTTCGAGGCGAAAAGCCAGGATGAGACGGACGTGGCGCTCAAGGCGCTGGACCGGGCCATGCGGCACGAGTTCTTCGTGATCCCGACGGGCTATATCGCGGACTACTGGGTAGCCTATTACGACATGTACGAATACCCCGAGACCCTGCCGCCCTACGACCTTGGCTATATGTCGTTCTGGTGGGTGAACCCCGAAAAGGAACAGGCACTGCGGGACGCGGGTCAGATCGACTGA
- a CDS encoding microcin C ABC transporter permease YejB translates to MGAYILRRLLLIIPTLLGIMIVNFTLVQFVPGGPIEQIIAQVEGQGDVTGGFTGGGGGAELPGDSDTGYAGARGLPPEFIEELEKEFGFDKPPLERFLNMMWKYMRFDFGESYFRSISVVDLVLEKMPVSISLGLWSTLIAYMVSIPLGIRKAVKDGSAFDSWTSGLIIAAYSIPGFLFAILLLVLFAGGSYWQIFPLRGLTSDNWHQLGFFAKIADYFWHIALPVLASTIAAFATLTLLTKNSFLDEIKKQYVMTARAKGLSERGVLYGHVFRNAMLIVIAGLPGVFIGVFFGGSIIIETIFSLDGLGRLGFEAAVARDYPVIFGTLFAFGLIGLLMGIISDLMYVLVDPRIDFEKREG, encoded by the coding sequence ATGGGCGCCTACATCCTTCGCAGACTGCTGCTGATCATCCCCACGCTGCTGGGGATCATGATCGTCAACTTCACGCTGGTGCAATTCGTGCCCGGCGGCCCCATCGAACAGATCATCGCCCAGGTCGAAGGCCAGGGCGATGTCACCGGCGGGTTCACCGGCGGTGGCGGCGGGGCAGAGCTGCCCGGTGACAGCGACACCGGCTATGCCGGGGCGCGCGGCCTGCCGCCCGAGTTCATCGAAGAGCTCGAGAAAGAATTCGGCTTCGACAAGCCGCCGCTCGAACGCTTTCTGAACATGATGTGGAAATACATGCGCTTCGACTTCGGCGAGAGCTACTTCCGCTCGATCTCGGTGGTCGATCTGGTGCTGGAAAAAATGCCGGTCTCGATCTCGCTGGGGCTGTGGTCGACGCTGATCGCCTACATGGTCTCTATCCCGCTGGGCATCCGCAAGGCGGTCAAGGACGGATCGGCCTTCGACTCGTGGACTTCGGGGCTGATCATCGCCGCCTATTCGATTCCCGGCTTCCTCTTTGCCATTCTGCTGCTGGTGCTCTTCGCGGGCGGCAGCTACTGGCAGATCTTCCCGCTTCGGGGGCTGACCTCGGACAATTGGCACCAGCTGGGTTTCTTTGCCAAGATCGCCGACTATTTCTGGCACATCGCGCTGCCGGTCCTGGCCTCGACCATCGCGGCCTTTGCCACGCTGACGCTGCTGACCAAGAACAGCTTCCTCGACGAGATCAAGAAGCAATACGTCATGACCGCCCGCGCCAAGGGCCTGTCGGAACGCGGCGTCCTCTACGGTCACGTCTTCCGCAACGCCATGCTGATCGTGATCGCGGGCCTGCCGGGCGTCTTCATCGGCGTCTTCTTCGGCGGCTCGATCATCATCGAGACGATCTTCTCGCTCGACGGTCTGGGCCGGCTCGGGTTCGAGGCGGCGGTGGCGCGGGATTACCCGGTGATCTTCGGCACGCTCTTCGCCTTTGGCCTGATCGGCCTGCTGATGGGGATTATCTCGGACCTGATGTAC